A single genomic interval of Vicinamibacterales bacterium harbors:
- a CDS encoding TPM domain-containing protein, which produces MKQFAATLAAVLVVVAVAAAQPPPPALTDTVNDFAAVIDAGSRGELDKRIRALQQTTGDVIVVATVKTFQPYGSIEEYAVKMFENGGRGIGQKGKDNGLLLLVAVDDRKVKVEVGYDLEGMIPDAYAGDTIREALVPAFRRGAYGEGLLAAVTRLINRIGEQRGVTIPDVPGQTARPARERTNFPWILVFWIVVMLIASARSNRRRRRRYWGHGPWSSWTGGPGSFGGGGFGSTGGSFGGGGGGFGGGGFGGFGGGRSGGGGASGSW; this is translated from the coding sequence ATGAAGCAGTTCGCGGCCACCCTCGCGGCGGTGCTCGTCGTCGTCGCGGTGGCGGCGGCGCAGCCGCCGCCGCCGGCGCTGACCGACACGGTCAACGATTTCGCCGCCGTCATCGACGCCGGCAGCCGCGGCGAGCTCGACAAGCGCATTCGTGCGCTGCAGCAGACTACCGGAGACGTCATCGTGGTGGCGACGGTCAAGACCTTCCAGCCGTACGGCAGCATCGAGGAGTACGCCGTCAAGATGTTCGAGAACGGCGGCCGCGGCATCGGGCAGAAGGGCAAGGACAACGGCCTGCTGCTGCTCGTCGCCGTCGACGACCGGAAAGTGAAGGTCGAAGTCGGCTACGACCTGGAGGGCATGATCCCGGACGCCTATGCCGGCGACACCATCCGCGAGGCGCTCGTGCCCGCCTTCCGGCGCGGCGCGTACGGCGAAGGGCTGCTCGCGGCCGTGACGCGTCTCATCAACCGGATCGGCGAGCAGCGCGGTGTCACGATTCCCGACGTACCGGGGCAGACCGCGAGACCGGCGCGCGAACGGACCAACTTTCCGTGGATTCTCGTCTTCTGGATCGTGGTCATGCTGATTGCATCAGCCCGGAGCAACCGGCGCCGCCGGCGGCGCTACTGGGGCCACGGGCCGTGGAGCAGCTGGACGGGCGGCCCGGGCTCGTTCGGCGGCGGCGGCTTCGGCAGTACCGGCGGGTCGTTCGGCGGCGGCGGCGGCGGCTTCGGCGGCGGAGGGTTCGGGGGCTTCGGCGGCGGACGGTCCGGCGGCGGAGGAGCATCGGGAAGCTGGTGA
- a CDS encoding LemA family protein, which translates to MRKALHAAVLAIVAVTLSGCSYNRFTTQEEAIKGAWGEVQNQIQRRNDLIPNLVETVKGYASHEEGVFKEIADARSKLLAARTPAETIEAANQQSTALGRLLAVVENYPNLKANEQFNRLMDELSGTENRLSVARMRYNERIQEYNTTRRRFPSNVTAKVFGFKEYPYYEAPPSSQAAPKVDFNKR; encoded by the coding sequence ATGCGGAAAGCGCTTCACGCGGCGGTGCTCGCAATCGTGGCGGTGACGCTATCGGGTTGTTCCTACAACAGGTTCACGACCCAGGAGGAAGCGATCAAGGGGGCGTGGGGCGAGGTGCAGAACCAGATCCAGCGCCGCAACGATCTGATTCCGAATCTGGTCGAGACCGTGAAGGGATACGCCAGCCACGAGGAAGGCGTGTTCAAGGAGATCGCGGACGCGCGCTCGAAGCTGCTCGCGGCCAGGACGCCGGCCGAGACCATCGAGGCGGCCAATCAGCAGTCGACCGCGCTCGGCCGCCTGCTCGCGGTCGTCGAGAACTATCCGAACCTCAAGGCCAACGAACAGTTCAACCGGCTGATGGACGAGCTCTCGGGGACGGAGAACCGCCTGAGCGTCGCGCGCATGCGCTACAACGAGCGGATCCAGGAGTACAACACGACCCGGCGGCGCTTCCCCAGCAACGTCACCGCCAAGGTGTTCGGCTTCAAGGAATATCCCTACTACGAGGCGCCGCCCTCCTCGCAGGCCGCGCCGAAGGTCGATTTCAACAAGCGGTAG
- a CDS encoding PadR family transcriptional regulator translates to MPPDRSELLRGTLDLLILKALSAGELHGLGVSRRIEQITGGTFVVQPGSLFPALHRLEEAGWLSSTWETSENNRRAKYYALTRSGRKQLGEEEAQWNRVALAIARALEA, encoded by the coding sequence ATGCCTCCCGATCGTTCCGAGCTGCTGCGCGGCACGCTCGACCTGCTCATCCTGAAGGCGCTCTCCGCCGGCGAGCTGCACGGGCTCGGCGTGTCGCGGCGCATCGAACAGATCACCGGCGGGACCTTCGTGGTCCAGCCGGGATCGCTGTTCCCCGCGCTGCATCGGCTCGAGGAAGCGGGATGGCTCAGTTCGACGTGGGAAACGTCCGAGAACAACCGGCGCGCGAAGTACTACGCGCTCACCCGCAGCGGACGGAAACAGCTCGGGGAGGAAGAAGCGCAGTGGAACCGCGTCGCGCTGGCGATCGCCCGCGCGCTCGAGGCGTGA
- a CDS encoding ABC transporter permease: MSALSRLRHLWRNVVHRDRVDRDLDDELHTTLALLEQEHRQSGLAPDAARRAAAIQLGRVGALKEQVFDVKAGAFVAAFVLDVRHAVRLLRRGPLFALFAIASLALGIGATAAIFTLFDAIALQKLPVPEPDRLVVASFGTPSIATPGRPYNYSMPTPQFVAIRERTTTLDGIFATSPFGRVTISGRDGAEAAYGVFVSGDYYRTLRLTPAAGRLIDARDDRPGQQVAVLNHGYWQRRFGGRPDVIGAAIALNGVPFTIVGVEPRGFTGTEVGRPHDVSVPLQAYPALNEGRPMFSGPFTTWLYIMARLKPGVTIAAAEEEAQRIFTQAGLDAARNADDRRMARESRLRFEPGSLGNASDLRIRYERWLRLLLMLLAAVLLLASLNVATLLLSRSDARRHEIATRLALGAARRRIVRQFVTESLVLAGLAGAAGLLLASWGSRLLLSVAFPSVEAPPIPLTANARLFGFTAAVSLVTCLLCGLIPALRATAAPRLAPDRQIGARRRRRMLDRALVASQVGVSLVLLVAAGHFLRTLQNLWQQDTGYDRRQVLMFSADARLAGKTGDAIPETYRRILEELRPLPNVVSVTMSAVRPVSENYYFITSFRHAGGRTLSNEQRIRAAFNHVAPGYFATLGIPVVAGRDFDERDTRESPRVAIVSERMARHFVGSPIGQQIDTGAAARQIVGVVRDVRYANVKDPIRDVIYFPALQIKDIFYSPTFEIRHAGPAAELLARVREAMSRIDPGLTIFKATTLEQQTADSFARERLLALLASYVGAFATLLACIGLYGLVSYGVTRRTAEMGLRMALGAPPAAVRWMVVREDASTILAGAAAGVGAAAAAMRLVRSQLYGVDPFDPAIVTAATGTLLVMAFAAAYLPARRAARIPAMEALRHE; the protein is encoded by the coding sequence ATGAGCGCTCTCTCCCGGCTGCGTCATCTCTGGCGGAACGTCGTGCATCGCGACCGCGTCGACCGCGATCTCGACGATGAACTGCACACGACGCTGGCGCTGCTCGAACAGGAACATCGCCAGTCCGGCCTCGCGCCGGACGCGGCGCGCCGCGCGGCGGCGATTCAGCTCGGGCGGGTCGGCGCGCTGAAGGAGCAGGTGTTCGACGTCAAGGCGGGCGCTTTCGTTGCGGCGTTCGTGCTCGACGTGCGCCATGCGGTGCGCCTGCTCCGCCGCGGTCCGCTCTTCGCCCTCTTCGCCATCGCCTCGCTTGCGCTGGGGATCGGCGCCACGGCGGCGATCTTCACGCTGTTCGACGCCATCGCCCTGCAGAAGCTGCCCGTGCCGGAGCCCGATCGTCTGGTGGTCGCGTCCTTCGGCACCCCGTCGATCGCAACGCCGGGCAGGCCGTACAACTACTCGATGCCGACGCCGCAGTTCGTCGCGATCCGCGAGCGTACGACCACGCTCGACGGGATCTTTGCGACCAGTCCGTTCGGCCGCGTCACCATCTCGGGACGCGACGGCGCGGAAGCGGCATACGGCGTGTTCGTGAGCGGCGACTATTACCGGACCCTGCGGTTGACGCCGGCGGCCGGACGATTGATCGACGCGCGGGATGACCGGCCGGGACAGCAGGTCGCGGTTCTCAATCACGGTTACTGGCAGCGCCGGTTCGGCGGGCGTCCGGATGTCATCGGCGCGGCCATCGCCCTCAACGGCGTTCCGTTCACGATCGTCGGCGTCGAGCCGCGCGGCTTCACCGGCACGGAAGTGGGACGGCCGCATGACGTCAGCGTGCCGCTTCAGGCGTATCCCGCGCTGAACGAGGGCCGGCCGATGTTCAGCGGCCCGTTCACGACGTGGCTCTACATCATGGCGCGGCTGAAGCCCGGGGTGACGATTGCGGCCGCGGAGGAAGAAGCGCAGCGGATCTTCACGCAGGCGGGGCTCGACGCGGCGCGCAACGCCGACGATCGACGGATGGCACGCGAAAGCCGCCTGCGCTTCGAGCCAGGCAGCCTGGGGAACGCCAGCGACCTCCGCATCCGCTACGAGCGCTGGCTGCGGCTGCTGCTGATGCTGCTCGCGGCCGTGCTGCTGCTCGCCAGCCTCAACGTCGCGACGCTGCTGCTCTCGCGATCCGATGCACGCCGCCATGAAATCGCCACGCGGCTCGCCCTCGGCGCGGCGCGCCGGCGCATCGTCCGCCAGTTCGTTACCGAATCGCTGGTGCTGGCCGGACTGGCCGGCGCCGCCGGACTGTTGCTGGCGAGCTGGGGCAGCCGGCTGCTTCTCTCGGTCGCATTCCCGTCCGTCGAGGCTCCGCCGATCCCGCTCACGGCAAACGCGCGGTTGTTCGGCTTCACCGCCGCGGTCTCCCTCGTCACCTGTCTGCTCTGCGGGTTGATCCCGGCCTTGCGCGCGACCGCCGCGCCGCGTCTCGCGCCCGACCGGCAGATCGGCGCCCGACGGCGGCGGCGGATGCTCGATCGCGCGCTCGTCGCCTCGCAGGTCGGCGTATCGCTGGTGCTCCTCGTCGCCGCCGGACACTTCCTGCGGACGCTGCAGAACCTGTGGCAGCAGGACACCGGCTACGATCGCCGTCAGGTGCTGATGTTCTCCGCGGACGCGCGCCTCGCGGGCAAGACCGGGGACGCCATCCCCGAGACGTACCGCCGCATCCTCGAGGAGCTGCGCCCCCTTCCCAACGTGGTGTCCGTCACGATGTCGGCCGTCCGCCCGGTCAGCGAGAACTACTACTTCATCACCTCGTTCCGGCATGCGGGCGGTCGTACGCTGTCGAACGAGCAACGCATTCGCGCCGCCTTCAACCACGTCGCGCCCGGCTACTTCGCGACCCTGGGGATCCCGGTGGTCGCGGGGCGCGACTTCGACGAGCGCGACACGCGGGAGTCGCCGCGCGTCGCGATCGTCAGCGAACGGATGGCGCGGCACTTCGTCGGCAGTCCGATCGGCCAGCAGATCGACACCGGGGCGGCGGCGCGGCAGATCGTCGGCGTCGTCCGGGACGTGCGCTACGCCAACGTCAAGGATCCGATCCGCGACGTGATCTATTTCCCGGCGCTGCAGATCAAGGACATCTTCTACTCGCCGACGTTCGAGATCCGCCACGCCGGCCCCGCCGCCGAACTGCTCGCGCGCGTTCGCGAAGCGATGAGCCGGATCGATCCGGGGTTGACGATCTTCAAGGCGACGACGCTCGAGCAGCAGACGGCCGATTCGTTCGCCCGCGAGCGGCTCCTGGCGCTGCTGGCCAGCTACGTCGGGGCGTTCGCCACGCTCCTCGCCTGCATCGGCCTCTATGGTCTGGTGAGTTACGGCGTCACCCGCCGCACCGCCGAAATGGGGCTGCGGATGGCGCTCGGCGCGCCGCCGGCGGCCGTTCGATGGATGGTGGTCCGCGAGGACGCGTCGACGATCCTCGCCGGCGCGGCTGCGGGCGTGGGCGCCGCGGCGGCAGCGATGCGTCTGGTGCGCAGCCAGCTCTATGGGGTCGACCCCTTCGATCCGGCCATCGTCACGGCCGCGACGGGGACGCTCCTCGTGATGGCCTTCGCCGCCGCTTACCTGCCGGCGCGCCGGGCGGCGCGGATCCCGGCGATGGAGGCGCTGCGGCATGAGTAG
- a CDS encoding DinB family protein, giving the protein MPLKDSLLPEFDHEMGTTRRVLERVPEGELAWKPHAKSFSLGQLAAHIANIPHWVDATFDTTVFDVATIGDDARPKQPTEVAPILAAFDANVKKARTRVDEQLDAAFFTPWTLKQNGQEVFTLPKIAVWRSFIMNHLIHHRGQLSVYLRMRDVPLPSIYGPTADEG; this is encoded by the coding sequence ATGCCCCTCAAGGATTCCCTGCTGCCCGAGTTCGATCACGAGATGGGGACCACGCGCCGTGTTCTCGAGCGCGTGCCCGAGGGCGAGCTGGCGTGGAAACCGCACGCCAAATCGTTCAGCCTCGGCCAGCTCGCCGCGCACATCGCCAACATTCCTCACTGGGTCGACGCCACGTTCGACACCACGGTTTTCGACGTGGCGACGATCGGCGACGACGCCCGGCCGAAGCAGCCGACTGAAGTCGCGCCGATTCTCGCCGCGTTCGACGCCAACGTGAAGAAGGCACGGACCAGGGTCGACGAGCAGCTCGACGCCGCGTTCTTCACGCCGTGGACGCTCAAACAGAACGGCCAGGAGGTGTTCACGCTGCCGAAGATCGCGGTGTGGCGCAGCTTCATCATGAACCACCTGATCCATCACCGCGGCCAGCTCTCCGTCTACCTGCGGATGCGCGACGTGCCGCTGCCTTCCATCTACGGGCCGACCGCTGACGAAGGCTAG
- a CDS encoding alpha/beta fold hydrolase, which yields MTIFCWAAPRRFQLPEPESRLFQVTADTQVLAHCYWQPERHARPTILALHGLEGSSSAHYMRGVADKALRAGFNAVLLNQRNCGGTEHLGPGLYHSGLIDDAAFVIRELARTDRLEHVVAAGYSLGGNLALRLAGTESPQTLPQLKAVCAVSPVLELESCVRALERRSNLVYQWNFVRNLKNRMRRKEQCFPGRFDLAALRSIGSVRQFDAVYTAPFFGFASAEDYYHRAAALRVVDSIQIPGLIITAADDPFVPVESFRHPGLTANRHLTVLITEYGGHCGFLGEPAHPDDDGYWAERQIVEFARRAAGRTGDNESGV from the coding sequence ATGACGATCTTCTGCTGGGCGGCGCCGCGGCGGTTTCAACTGCCGGAGCCCGAGTCACGGCTCTTCCAGGTCACCGCCGACACGCAGGTTCTCGCGCACTGCTACTGGCAGCCCGAGCGCCACGCCCGTCCCACGATCCTGGCGCTGCACGGACTGGAAGGTTCCAGCAGCGCGCACTACATGCGAGGCGTGGCTGACAAGGCGCTGCGCGCCGGCTTCAATGCCGTCCTGCTCAACCAGCGCAACTGCGGCGGCACCGAACATCTCGGCCCGGGCCTGTATCACTCCGGATTGATCGATGACGCCGCGTTCGTGATCCGCGAGCTGGCGCGGACCGACCGCCTCGAGCACGTCGTCGCCGCCGGCTATTCCCTCGGCGGCAACCTGGCGCTCCGGCTCGCCGGCACCGAATCGCCGCAGACGCTGCCGCAATTGAAGGCGGTGTGTGCGGTCTCGCCGGTGCTCGAGCTGGAAAGCTGCGTCCGCGCGCTTGAGCGGCGCTCCAACCTCGTCTACCAGTGGAACTTCGTCCGCAATCTCAAGAACCGCATGCGGCGGAAGGAACAGTGCTTCCCGGGACGCTTCGACCTCGCCGCGCTGCGCAGCATCGGCTCGGTCCGGCAGTTCGACGCCGTCTATACCGCGCCGTTCTTCGGCTTCGCGAGCGCCGAGGACTACTACCATCGCGCCGCGGCGCTGCGGGTGGTTGACAGCATCCAGATTCCCGGGCTCATCATTACGGCGGCGGACGATCCGTTCGTGCCCGTCGAGTCGTTCCGGCATCCGGGCCTCACGGCGAACCGGCACCTGACGGTCCTCATCACGGAATACGGCGGGCATTGCGGCTTTCTCGGCGAGCCGGCGCATCCAGACGACGACGGCTACTGGGCCGAGCGGCAGATCGTCGAGTTCGCCCGGCGCGCCGCGGGGCGAACGGGCGACAACGAGTCGGGAGTCTGA
- a CDS encoding DUF72 domain-containing protein: MRYLVGTSGYNYPEWRGSFYPEKFPTARMLAYYAERFTTVEVNYTFYRMPTPALLEGWAKGTPDRFTFTLKAPRRITHDARLQRVEDLTQTFCRTAATLGGKLGVLLFQLPPTMKRDDAVLGAFVDTLPEGTRAAFEFRHASWHDDAVFAALRRRNLALCIADSEKMSTPVVATADYAYFRLRDEGYQPADIVRWARTIRGLDGIGDAYVYFKHEEQGKGPEFAQLLMTALESGIAAPTTEQ; this comes from the coding sequence ATGCGGTATCTGGTAGGCACATCCGGCTACAACTACCCCGAATGGCGCGGCAGCTTCTATCCGGAGAAGTTTCCCACCGCCAGGATGCTGGCGTATTACGCCGAGCGCTTCACCACCGTCGAGGTGAACTACACGTTCTACCGGATGCCGACGCCGGCGCTCCTGGAAGGGTGGGCGAAGGGCACGCCGGATCGTTTCACGTTCACGCTGAAAGCGCCGCGGCGCATCACTCACGACGCCAGGCTTCAGCGCGTCGAGGATCTGACACAGACGTTCTGCCGCACGGCGGCGACGCTCGGCGGCAAGCTCGGCGTCCTGCTCTTCCAGCTGCCGCCGACGATGAAGCGTGATGACGCGGTGCTCGGCGCGTTCGTCGACACCCTCCCCGAGGGCACGCGCGCCGCGTTCGAGTTCAGGCACGCGTCATGGCACGACGATGCGGTGTTCGCGGCGCTGCGCCGCCGCAATCTCGCGCTCTGCATCGCGGACAGCGAAAAGATGAGCACACCGGTGGTGGCGACCGCCGACTATGCGTATTTCCGGCTCCGGGACGAGGGGTACCAGCCTGCCGACATCGTGCGCTGGGCGCGCACGATTCGCGGGCTCGACGGCATCGGAGATGCTTACGTCTACTTCAAGCACGAGGAACAGGGAAAAGGGCCGGAATTCGCGCAGCTGCTGATGACAGCGCTCGAATCCGGGATCGCGGCTCCCACAACCGAACAGTGA
- a CDS encoding ABC transporter permease, whose protein sequence is MAPIRYAIRTLVKSPGFVLVAIATIALGIAANTAIFSVVNGVLLRPLPFRDEARVVKVSATTRNGRESNHSAGDFLDIRRGNRSLEAIAGFRDDFVAVATPPREPLLFPAAWVTAEFFDVLGTPAALGRPFLAADNAAGQKIAVIGHAVWQRLLNGDPGAVGRAVRVNGESYTVAAVMPAEFAWPQQAKIWLLSPLPVPPSPINLKDPLTNRDVQYFQGVARLKADVTLDQAREDLRAVAAAIQQAHPASSGRAIRIVPVRETLVGGVREALLVIQGAVGLVLLIACANVSSLLIARAAGRRRELAVRAALGASRAHLIRQLLAESLVLGVAGGIVGLLLSAWLVVLLLQVLPRGLPRTDAIRLDTTVMFATLAASLVTGVLFGILPALQASRTQAAQVIKESGERGSARARGRAALVVAEIALTLVLLAGAGLLANSFLRLQRVDPGFDPDQVTIAHLLLPQSRYRTSESQAQLYRQLLEGLAERPELRAVGAGFPGPFRAGSASGSFDVEGRPAPSPGDRPFAYLGTVSGGYFEAMGIPVLAGRTFSDRDVDGAPGVTIVSAALARRYWPGENPIGRRLKFDDDPSSPWITVVGLVGDARQLGLAAEPPPILYFPYEQFVLPFTSVAVRSALPQATVASMLRSQLAAIDPDLPFGDIVSLQSAIENDVDGPRFRATLIGIFALLALVLAAVGVFGLISYTVAQRTREIGIRVALGAAPRQVLLPVVREGLVLALAGIAIGLAGAFLAARALSAFLFGVGAADPATFAGVALVMLIVATLASYIPSRRALQVDPVVALRAE, encoded by the coding sequence ATGGCTCCGATCCGCTACGCCATTCGCACGCTCGTCAAGTCGCCCGGATTCGTTCTCGTCGCCATCGCCACCATCGCGCTCGGCATCGCCGCCAACACCGCCATCTTCAGCGTGGTGAACGGCGTGCTCCTGAGGCCGCTGCCCTTCCGGGACGAAGCCCGCGTCGTCAAGGTGTCGGCCACCACGCGCAACGGGCGCGAGAGCAACCATTCGGCCGGCGACTTCCTCGACATCCGCCGCGGCAATCGATCGCTCGAGGCGATCGCCGGGTTCCGCGACGACTTCGTCGCGGTGGCGACGCCGCCGCGGGAGCCGCTGCTGTTCCCGGCGGCCTGGGTCACGGCCGAATTCTTCGACGTGCTCGGCACGCCCGCGGCGCTCGGCCGTCCCTTTCTCGCCGCAGACAACGCCGCCGGGCAGAAGATCGCGGTGATCGGCCACGCGGTCTGGCAGCGGCTGTTGAACGGCGATCCGGGTGCGGTCGGCCGCGCGGTTCGCGTCAACGGCGAGTCCTACACCGTCGCGGCGGTGATGCCCGCGGAGTTCGCCTGGCCCCAGCAGGCGAAGATCTGGCTGCTGTCGCCGCTCCCGGTACCGCCCTCCCCGATCAACCTGAAGGACCCGCTCACCAACCGTGATGTCCAGTACTTCCAGGGCGTCGCGAGGTTGAAGGCGGATGTCACGCTCGACCAGGCGCGGGAGGATCTGCGCGCGGTCGCCGCCGCGATTCAGCAGGCGCACCCGGCGAGCAGCGGCCGCGCGATCCGCATCGTCCCGGTTCGAGAGACGCTGGTCGGCGGCGTGCGAGAGGCGCTGCTGGTGATTCAGGGCGCGGTCGGTCTCGTGCTGCTCATCGCGTGCGCGAACGTGTCGAGCCTGCTGATCGCGCGCGCCGCCGGGCGGCGCCGCGAGCTGGCCGTGCGGGCGGCGCTCGGCGCCAGCCGTGCGCATCTGATCCGGCAGCTCCTCGCCGAGAGCCTGGTGCTCGGAGTCGCCGGCGGCATCGTCGGTCTGCTCCTCAGCGCGTGGCTGGTCGTGCTCCTGCTGCAGGTGCTGCCGCGCGGGCTGCCGCGCACGGATGCGATCCGCCTCGACACGACGGTGATGTTCGCGACGCTCGCGGCGTCGCTCGTGACCGGGGTGCTGTTCGGGATCCTGCCGGCGCTGCAGGCCTCGCGCACGCAGGCGGCGCAGGTGATCAAGGAGAGCGGCGAGCGCGGCAGCGCGCGGGCGCGGGGACGTGCCGCGCTGGTCGTCGCCGAGATCGCGCTGACGCTGGTGCTCCTCGCCGGCGCGGGCCTGCTGGCCAACAGCTTCCTGCGGCTGCAGCGCGTCGATCCGGGATTCGATCCCGATCAGGTGACGATCGCGCACCTGCTGCTGCCGCAGTCGCGCTACCGCACCAGCGAATCGCAGGCACAGCTGTACCGGCAGCTCCTCGAGGGGCTCGCCGAACGGCCGGAACTGCGCGCCGTCGGCGCCGGTTTCCCCGGTCCGTTCCGGGCCGGCAGCGCCAGCGGCAGCTTCGACGTCGAAGGGCGGCCGGCGCCGTCGCCGGGCGATCGTCCGTTCGCGTATCTCGGCACCGTCTCGGGCGGCTACTTCGAGGCGATGGGCATCCCCGTGCTGGCGGGGCGCACCTTCTCCGATCGCGACGTCGACGGCGCCCCGGGCGTCACGATCGTCAGCGCCGCGCTGGCGCGCCGGTACTGGCCCGGTGAGAACCCGATCGGCAGACGCCTGAAATTCGACGACGACCCGTCGAGCCCCTGGATTACCGTCGTCGGGCTCGTGGGGGACGCGCGCCAGCTGGGGCTGGCGGCCGAGCCGCCGCCGATCCTCTACTTCCCGTACGAACAGTTCGTGCTGCCGTTCACCAGCGTGGCGGTGCGCAGCGCGCTGCCGCAGGCGACGGTCGCGTCGATGCTGCGCAGTCAGCTCGCCGCCATCGACCCCGACCTGCCGTTCGGGGACATCGTCTCGCTGCAGTCGGCGATCGAGAACGACGTCGACGGCCCGCGGTTCCGCGCGACGCTGATCGGCATCTTCGCGCTGCTCGCGCTGGTGCTCGCCGCCGTCGGGGTGTTCGGTCTGATCAGCTACACCGTCGCGCAGCGCACGCGCGAGATCGGGATACGCGTGGCGCTCGGCGCCGCGCCGCGGCAGGTCCTGCTCCCGGTGGTGCGCGAGGGGCTCGTGCTCGCGCTCGCCGGCATCGCCATCGGGCTCGCCGGCGCGTTCCTCGCGGCGCGCGCGCTCTCGGCATTCCTGTTCGGCGTCGGCGCGGCCGATCCCGCGACCTTCGCCGGCGTTGCGCTGGTGATGCTGATCGTCGCCACCCTGGCGAGCTACATCCCCTCGCGGCGGGCGCTCCAGGTCGACCCGGTCGTCGCCCTGCGCGCCGAATAG